The region tttctctgtttttgagtttctctcagctatctcagttatttttctatttgctactctcttggtttatatattaccaagattacaaagtcaaaaagactgaacaaatataaaatctaacagtcttaatctttgctgctttttgtcctctattacccagttaatgggcttccacaatgtgtttctatccaactcgacggttgtgtgtcagctttcactgttcaactgatgtttgaattcttgatatgatcatccgtcgactttcagatcatccgtcgatgacttgattgatcatccgtcgactgctatgttaaacatccgttgatagtcatttgatcatccatcgaaggctttgttaatcatccgtcggtagctattttggcacttgacttcatttcacttatacagaattacaagacactacttatgtacaattaattaacctattctgcatatctagttaaagtcaacatgacttatatgctactaaagattctatacaaaggtgcatacatcactgtgctacaaacttattattacataagctactcattcgatggataataagttaatcatccgtcgggactataatgagttatcagtcgggactataattcttatccgtcgagtgctacattatttcactaagtaaaatctacttagatgttttgtttaagtgatcatcaagtacacaacatattcacaacattaTTTCTCTTCATTCATCTCAAAGGACACCACCACCAAAAAAAACATAATCATCTAACGGAGAAAACTTCCAAATACTACTGCTATCGTGTGTTTTAGTGCGTGTTCAAGGAGGAGGAGTAAAGATTTGGATACATACACAAGTAATAGATAGACATAATTGTGTATTATCAGTGGTATAATAACCGCGAGTTACAGCGATTAGGCGGGCCGAATAACCGCGAATTGGCGGGCCGAATAACcgttttataaataattattcagGTGCGTTTTTGGCGAGCGGTTCCGATTTCACATTTTACAATTCGTGTTTGGCTCATGTGGATACCCGGTTAGTGCCGAATATTGAACCGGCACGTGACGAGGCGAGTCAGGCGAATTTTCAGCGAGCCGAATTACGTTCGGGCTGAGCCAAACCGCTCGTTTGGCCGGCTATACTTGCAGCCATTAGAGGAAGTAAAGTCAATCGATCCACCAACGTGAGAAGAGTACAGATTAATCAGTATGTCCTCGTGAATTATGCCATCTAGCTGGTGAAGGGCTTAATATTAAGCTCATCAATAAggttaaatatattttttatcgtaggtaacccgcaacCGCTATCCTTTGGGTGCGCACTGGATAAACCCTATGGGCTCACGTAATatcctgcaaaccacgtgaaccaaggtaaaccgcatttaagtgataggctctgactcaggaggcataatcataaattctcttCCCGTGAGATTCGAACCCGTGACCAAAAGAATAGTTTCCctttttaaccaactgagccaacccttgcggtCAGGTTAAATATATTTCGAAAGGGGTGATAGAAATCTaaggaaaaacaaaaacaaaaattGTTGATTAGGTCATAAATTTAGCAGCTCCTTACTTAAATATGGACCTTAGCATTGCAACCACAATTTATAATATCTACTTATTTTACCTTCATGTGTTGCGTAATATAATGGGACCTAGACTAAGTTAGAAATATAATCAGAGACTATGAGGACAGACCCTGAGTTACAAGCCTTAAATTTTTTTGCCCCTGCAATAAAATCTGGTAATATTCTTTATTATCTAACAAAAAGAAAAAGACAACTCCGATGTCCATATCTTGATTCGTTTATTTTAGAACATAGAACATTATTCAGAGTGACACTTATATTAGGTCTGTTTTGGTAAACGAGGACAGGTACAACTAGGGTTGTTCACGAACCGAGCTATTCATAAATAAACTCGAGCTCAGCTCGTTAAAAACTCGTTCGGCTCGGCTCGTTAACGAACTCGAGCTCGAACTCGAACAGAAAAATGTGTTCGTTAAGCAAATCGAGCTCGAGCCGAGTTTTGGGTTGTTCGGCTAGAGCTCGCTcgttaaaattcaaaaaaattctaatatatcctgaatatttttatataggtatgatatttttttaaaaaaaaaccgacttcactgtatttttttttatattcCAACGATCATTTTTCATACCATATGTGATATATTTTGACGtgatttagaaattttatattttagtttctaattttaaaatGTGGCTTCATAATTGTATTTTAgttaagattttttttaaaatatttttcaacgatccaactgtatggatgtcataaaatatatattttaatgatataaccaaagtttcacatcaaaataattttatttgattttctattttACGCTCAAACATTAATTTGACTAGTAACgataactagtgtttagtcctgatttgttgtttcgattattttaaatatgctttatatcgatccaaccgtatggatgttataatatatacattttattgatataaccaaagttacatatcaaaataattttatttggtttgttattttaacactGAAATATTAGTTTGACTAGTAATATTAACTACTGTTTAGTCCTGTATTAGTATCTCGacttttttaaaataatttctaattgatccaaccatatggatgttaaaataaataaattttaatgatataaccaaattttcagatcaaaataattttatttggtttgttattttaacagtcaagcattagtttgactattacCGCTAACTAGTATTTAGTCATGATTTGTtgtttgattattttaaaaatacattatattgATCCAACCGTTTGGATGTCATAATATATACATTTTATtgatataatcaaaatttcatttcaaaataattttacttggtttgctattttaacagtcaattaTTCGTTTGACTAGTACtagtaactagtgtttagtcctgtaTTAGTATCTCGActtgtttaaaattatttctaattgatccaaccgtatggatttcaaaataaatatattttaatgatataaccaacttttcagatcaaaataattttatttggtttgttattttaacagtcaagtattagTTTGATTATTACCACTCACTAGTGTTTAGTCAttaattggtgtttcaatttttttaaaaatattttcctcgatccaaccgtatgtatgtcaagatatatatatatatatagagtcttactccaatacaaactaaattaaaatGCAAACTACAAACTACACCTCCTATACACAACTACACataattccctccatttttaattgaatttttccCGTCAATTAGTGAACTctttttaaaatctaacttcactatatttttctacatcatccaacaatcagtatgaataccatatttgatatgTTTCGAcgataaattattaattatatctACGAGAATCACTAAAAGTATTGGTTCTGGAATTAGTACTGATTTGAGTTTACTGATTCGGGTAAGTTTAAACACTGATTTTTCGTTaaaatatagcaaatatgctATGCAAATCGATGAGTGAGAGATGAATAAAAATACggtgaaattattttttttaaaaagttaacCAAATAACGTGAAAagtaaaattaaaaatgaaggggAAAATGATTAAACATGTGGGTCTCATTGGTTTATAGTTTGTATTCTAATATTTGTTTGTATTTGAGCacttgcctatatatatatatatatagagttttactccaatacaaactaaattaaaatacaaactacACCTCCCACACACAATTACACataattccctccatttttaattgaattttttcCGTCAATTAGTGAATTctttttaaaatctaacttcactatatttttctacatCATCCAACAATCAATatgaataccatatttgatatgTTTCGacaataaatcactaattatgtCTATGAGAATCACTAAAAGTACTCGTTCTGGAATTAGTACTGATTTCAGTTTACTGATTCGGGTaagtttaaatactgatttgtcgTCAAAATATAGGAAATATGCTATGCAAATCGATGAGTGGGAGATGAAATAAAATACAgtgaaattattttttaaaaaagttaacCAACTAACAAGAAAAGTAAAATTAAAAACGAAGGGGAAAGTGATTAAACATGTGGGTCTCATTGGTTTGTAGTTTGTATTCTAATATTGGTTTGTATTTGAGCacttgcatatatatatatatatatatatatatatattagtgatataaccaaagttttaaaaataaataaatttatttgataagTTATTTTCACAATCAAACATCGGTTGACCAGAATTTTTTCTGTCTCGGCTCGGCTTGTTTATGTTCGCGAACaaactcgtgttcggctcgttagtTAACGAGTTTGAGCTCGAATACGATTTTTGTTCgataagaaagctcggctcggctcggttcaTCAGAAAAAAATTAAAGTTTAGCTCTATTCAATCAAAACTTgactcggctcggttcgtgaGCAGCCGTGGGTACAACAATAGGCCAATTATATAACATACTTACCTTCCAATAATCAGTTTTGGGTTTCTATAATTTAAACACAAGTATATGGAAAGAAACAGAGTGATAAGAAGAATTACCCTGAATACCAATATTATCAGTAGTAAGGGACACCAACTTCCGATCATCTTTGTTATCCAAATGCTATCTTTTAGTATAATTTCATATTTTGATAATTATGTAAACTTGACTATGTACAATTAATTTACAACTCATTTAATAAAAATCTAATATACAAGTTGAATTCATCAACaaaatcttttaaaaaaaaacataagATTTATTAGCTGTAAGCATAAACTGTATTCATCAAACAACATCAGTAAACCAACAAAAACatgtatataaataatatttcaaacTAGACGGGATTCAAAGATACAAATCGAACTTGACTTAGTTATATAAGTCACCTAGAAACAACAAATACATACCTCACAAACATATAAAATTAGTCCTTCCAAAAGTAAAAAATAATTGATCAAGatcaaatattttaaaatatattatttattattttatttatgtatttaGTAAATAATACACTTAGTAGGAATTGATTagtaaatatattatttattattttatttatgtatttaGTAAATAATACACTTAGTAGGGTGTTAAATGAGTAGAGTTCCAAAATTTTCAATATTCAGTTAGTTAAAAATATATTGAACCCTAGATCTAACAATTATCAGCATCacaaattttattataaaaattaatattcGCTAACATATTTACAAACAACTCTACGAGTCTGCGTCCACAAAAAACGAACAAACAAATAACAACGCACGGAAAAAGGGAGGAGAAGACAGCAAGCCAAACATCCCCAATCACCAAGAAATGTGTATCACACTCTCCCTCCGTCCAAACCGCGCCATCTTCCACCACACCTCCGTCGATCTCGGCCGTCCAAACCTCCCGGCGCGTGCTTTACAATTCCCCCACGTGACGTTGCATAATAAGTGGAGCTCGAGGCATAGGTGGTCATTGTGGGCTGGGGATGAGTCATCGATGACAGTGGAGACGGCACTAAAAGTGTTGGGTGTGTCTGAAACTCATAGCTTTGATGATATTCTTAGAGCCAAGAATTCTATTCTTGCTTCTTCTTTACTTGATTCTTATACTATTGCCAAGGTATTATTCATTTCAACTTACGCTTGTAGGAATTGATTATATTATCAAATGTGCAATATTTCATTCTAGGATGTCATGAAATTGTGTCTACTAAATTAATGGGCATAGATCAACAAACAAAGGAGAAACTCAGAGTTATAGTATCAGTGCGTCGTTAGAATAATAATATAAGATCATGGAAAGGGCCTTCCTCTAGCATCTTGAGGTTTTAGAGACGGTCTTAATATGAGATCCTTAGTTACGATCTCGTGCTGCACATTCTCTATATATGTATAACTACAGCATAATGCCACTATACTTTAGCTTCTGCCGTTGTCTTGAAAACAAATCTTGTATCGTGTTTAATTAGCCAACTGTGGTTACTCCCATATCTTAGAATTAACTATATAAGTACCTATTGTTCTTACTAAATTGTACTTGTGATATGGAGTAAGAATGAAAAAGCAAAATTTCCGCAGGTAGAAGCTGCATATGATATGTTACTCATGCAGAGCTTCTCacggcgaagagctggaaaagTTGTAAATAGTAGCATTCGTTATGCTGATGTCAAACCTGTTGCTGCTACTCAACTGGAATCACCTCCTAAGTGGCTGCAGACAAGTTTAAGTAGTCCACTTGTTTCGGTTCGATCACCATCTACCATGGACTTGGGCATACAGGCTGGATTGTATGGAGCTCTGATGGTGTTAACTTATGCAAATGGATCTTCTACGTCGTCAGCATATGGTGGAGCTGATGTTCCTGGGTTGATCTTGGCATCTACTTTTGGGGTGTCCTTATATTTCATGACCAAAAACAATGTTAAGTTAGGTAAGGGGACATCTTTATAttcttcattttattttatttctattgcGTCCTCTAAACTTTTGGTCTTGTTTACTTTAGCTGAACGAGAGTTGAGACCTCCTGCTTCACTTGAAATCTTTGTGTACAAAAGAGGGGATATGCATTATCTTACCAACTAAATATTATTTAGTTTCCAGTGTAGCATTATTTCTTTATAAGTTCACCATAGTGGATTGAGGTGATTATAACGCGGTGTATGATATTGGTTCACTTAATCTTTGCTTGAAGGATACTGTTCTGATACTAAATCTGAGTTTGCAAAGTGAAATCACATGAAACTTAATTTGAACGATTGCTGTCCTATCTTGTTAAGGTCTGCAGTCTGATTAAGTAAACCTAGGAAGAGAATGGACTTCAGTGTATTGCTTATCCCCTAAAAACCGTTTTTGATAATGCCTTGCTTGAATGAATCGACATTTGTGGATGGTTGTTCATTTGGGAGTCTTCTATCTATATTTTAGAACTACTGGATCAACTACTCGGCTTTTATCCGGTTCAGAGTACCAATTAATAGAAAAAATATACCGGTATCCGGAGTTTGCTAAATTACCCTCCAGTGATGTTAACACGTCTAAAAATAAGTTGTCCAAAATATAGTAATTCTTTGGAAAATGATACGAGTGTTATGCATCTTCGACAGGGAAGGCAACTCGAATAACAATAGGGGGTCTTGCAGCTGGTGCAATTGTGGGGTCAACAGTTGAGAATTGGTTGCAGGTAGACATTGTCCCATTTCTGGGGATACACTCCCCTGCTACTGTTGTGAGTGAATTTATCATTTTCTCTCAGTTTTTGGTTACATTGTTTTTACGATAGCAGAAGTACATTATGTCTAGAAGTTGGTACTTTGGCTTCTGTAAAATGTGTAATTAACTAACTAAATGTGTTGTACAAATAGTATGTAGAACAAAAATCAGTTGAAATATATGTATAATGTCAAGGGAGTTGTACAGCTTTATAGTTTCTTATTCCCTCTATTTGAATTGAGCCACGTAGAACTGGCATTTTAGTTCTAAACATGGAGTCAGATaactatatttaaaaaaaaacaaattacttgtctttgaatttaaattaataatCTCTTCCTAGGTTTCTATACATTCCAATTGTATTGGGTATAAAAAAATTCATCATCTTGTATCCAGCTGTTTTTATCAATGATTTCTTTCTTCAAGTAGAGAAGGTGATGCGGGCATATATGCAGATTAGATGGTGCAAATATAATCTGTATAAATCAAGACATCAAGATAACAAGAAACAGATATAAGCAGTTAGATATTAGAAGAAAGTTGAAggataaataaatattttatctTCACAATAACTTACACAAATTGCCCACCCTAAGTTCCATCTCTGCACAACTTGATGGGATTTTGCCATACAAAGATGCAAGGGATTAGGAAAGCTTAGAAGTTTTCTGAACAAAATTTGGGCAACATTGTAATTTCTGCATAACTAAAATGTGGCAGTGACTACTAACAAGAACTACATATAAAAATAAATGTGCCTCAGCGAGTTGCTTCAGCACAACCAAATATACAACTGCAGACTCCCGACTCCTTGAAAGCTGGAAACCAAGAAACAATTGTACTAGCTCTATGTCATCTAATACCATCTTCAACATGAGAAGTCTCTATACATGAAGGGTTCTCAACGTTCTGAGCTCTTTCTTTGTAGCTGATAAGGTCCTGATACATCTTCAAAGAGGCCTTGGAAAAATCTGTCAAGGACTCGAAGACTCTGCAAAACCCTGTCTGAAATCCATTTAACGTAATCCGTTGTGTTTCCTGCATGCTGCTCTGGTGCTTTTCCTTCTCTATTTCAACCTTCACTCTAAAATCATCCAACAAATCCGCCCTATCTCTCAAATACTCGATCTGAGAATCATTGTCTAACTCTGGATTGTGGTCGAAATGCTTGGGTCTGAATATCTTGTTTTCTGTTTTCTGAAGT is a window of Apium graveolens cultivar Ventura chromosome 11, ASM990537v1, whole genome shotgun sequence DNA encoding:
- the LOC141698413 gene encoding protein CHAPERONE-LIKE PROTEIN OF POR1, chloroplastic-like → MCITLSLRPNRAIFHHTSVDLGRPNLPARALQFPHVTLHNKWSSRHRWSLWAGDESSMTVETALKVLGVSETHSFDDILRAKNSILASSLLDSYTIAKVEAAYDMLLMQSFSRRRAGKVVNSSIRYADVKPVAATQLESPPKWLQTSLSSPLVSVRSPSTMDLGIQAGLYGALMVLTYANGSSTSSAYGGADVPGLILASTFGVSLYFMTKNNVKLGKATRITIGGLAAGAIVGSTVENWLQVDIVPFLGIHSPATVVSEFIIFSQFLVTLFLR